A stretch of the Lolium perenne isolate Kyuss_39 chromosome 3, Kyuss_2.0, whole genome shotgun sequence genome encodes the following:
- the LOC127342981 gene encoding uncharacterized protein has product MPPRRRDRRSRRDPSPSPSRPSEPRASSSTPRPRVRLAFAAVPLLFLVLAALHFTGRLSRPQAPRTTPISVYERGLVKRQVSADEILAEHDRVSENRSLRHFPNPVLAYVTPWNSKGYDMAKLFSTKLTHVSPVWYDLKSDGNKLVLEGQHNYDAGWVSELQSNASLVVPRVVLEAFPGVVLLKKKPRDKAIDLIVSECRDKGYDGIVLESWSRWAAYGVLDDPKLRKLALQFVKQLGEALHSISSQLSTRNHLELIYVIPAPRMEGLNNQDFGPEDLLQLVDSVDGFSLMTYDFSGPQNPGPSAPLKWIQYSLTTLLPDKGSASDGYSHMIFLGINFYGNDFLLSKGGAGSSITGRDFIHLIEKYKPSLQWDDKSSEHFFIYSDEGVRHAVFYPTLMSLSVRLDEAQDWGIGLSIWEIGQGLDYFFDVL; this is encoded by the exons ATGCCGCCGCGGAGGCGGGATCGCCGGAGCCGTCGCGACCCCTCGCCGTCGCCCTCCCGCCCAAGCGAGCCACGCGCGTCCTCCTCCACCCCACGCCCCCGCGTCCGCCTCGCCTTCGCCGCGGTTCCCCTGCTTTTCCTCGTCCTCGCCGCGCTTCACTTCACCGGCCGCCTTTCCCGTCCCCAGGCGCCCCGGACGACCCCAATCTCAGTCTACGAGCGCGGCCTAGTTAAGCGCCAAGTCTCCGCGGACGAGATCCTCGCC GAGCACGATAGGGTTTCGGAGAACCGGTCGCTCCGCCACTTCCCCAACCCCGTCCTCGCTTACGTCACTCCCTG GAACTCTAAAGGTTATGACATGGCAAAGTTGTTCAGCACTAAGCTTACTCATGTATCACCAGTGTGGTATGACTTAAAGAG TGATGGGAACAAGCTAGTTTTGGAAGGGCAGCACAATTATGATGCCGGATGGGTCTCCGAACTTCAAAGTAATGCATCTTTG GTAGTGCCAAGAGTTGTCTTGGAAGCATTCCCTGGTGTTGTACTTCTAAAAAAGAAGCCGAGGGACAAAGCAATTGACCTTATAGTGAGTGAATGCAG GGATAAGGGATATGATGGTATTGTGCTGGAATCCTGGTCAAGATGGGCTGCTTATGGTGTGCTAGATGATCCAAAGCTACGCAAACTG GCACTTCAATTTGTTAAGCAACTGGGGGAGGCTTTGCATTCTATCAGTTCCCAATTAAGTACCAGGAACCATTTGGAACTAATTTATGTTATCCCAGCTCCACGAATGGAAGGGCTGAACAATCAAGACTTTGGACCTGAAGATCTCCTGCAGTTGGTTGACTCTGTGGATGGTTTTTCTCTTATGACATATGACTTCTCCGGACCACAAAACCCTGGCCCCAGTGCACCTCTGAAGTGGATACAGTATTCTTTAACAACACTTCTCCCAGACAAGGGTTCTGCTTCTGATGGTTATTCTCACATGATATTCCTTGGAATTAATTTTTATGGGAACGACTTTCTACTTTCCAAAG GTGGTGCTGGTAGTTCTATTACTGGAAGAGATTTCATTCATTTAATTGAGAAGTACAAGCCATCTTTGCAGTGGGATGACAAAAGTTCAGAGCATTTTTTTATATATTCGGATGAAGGTGTGAGACATGCTGTATTTTATCCGACACTGATGTCCCTTTCTGTACGTTTGGATGAAGCACAAGATTGGGGGATAGGGCTTTCAATCTGGGAAATCGGACAAGGTTTGGACTACTTTTTTGATGTTCTCTAG
- the LOC127342979 gene encoding acidic endochitinase: MAIPAKPSASFSVACLLAAIFLFSSAPRSHGGIAIYWGQNGNEGTLAETCSTGNYGFVNIAFLCSFGSGQSPQLNLAGHCDPYSNACTNLTADINLCQSKGVKVMLSIGGGAGGYTLNSEQDAADLALYIWNSFLGGSSPSSKRPFGDAVLDGVDFDIEGGNPDYYGALASHLKSYSGKGSKNKEVYLSAAPQCPFPDQWVGKALDTGLFDYVWVQFYNNPPCQFVQGNPANLMDSWKQWTTGVHAKYIFIGLPAAPAAAGSGFIPAASLESQVLPALKGSSKYGGVMLWSKFYDDQDGYSSAIKNSV; encoded by the coding sequence ATGGCCATTCCGGCTAAACCCAGCGCCTCCTTCTCCGTCGCCTGCCTCTTGGCGGccatcttcctcttctcctcggcCCCGCGGAGCCATGGCGGCATCGCCATCTACTGGGGCCAGAACGGCAACGAGGGCACCCTCGCCGAGACCTGCAGCACGGGCAACTACGGCTTCGTGAACATCGCCTTCCTGTGCAGCTTCGGGTCGGGCCAGTCCCCCCAGCTCAACCTCGCGGGACACTGCGACCCCTACTCCAACGCCTGCACCAACCTCACCGCAGACATCAACCTTTGCCAGTCCAAGGGCGTCAAGGTGATGCTCTCCATCGGCGGGGGCGCCGGAGGGTACACGCTCAACTCCGAGCAGGACGCCGCCGACCTGGCGCTATACATCTGGAACAGCTTCCTCGGGGGTAGCTCGCCGTCGTCCAAGCGGCCTTTCGGCGACGCCGTGCTGGACGGCGTGGACTTCGACATCGAGGGAGGGAACCCGGACTACTACGGCGCGCTGGCGTCCCACCTCAAGTCCTACAGTGGCAAGGGGAGCAAGAACAAGGAGGTGTACCTGTCGGCGGCGCCGCAGTGCCCGTTCCCGGACCAGTGGGTGGGCAAGGCGCTGGACACGGGGCTCTTCGACTACGTGTGGGTGCAGTTCTACAACAACCCGCCATGCCAGTTCGTGCAGGGGAACCCGGCCAACCTGATGGACTCGTGGAAGCAGTGGACCACGGGGGTCCACGCCAAGTACATCTTCATCGGGCTGCCGGCGGCGCCTGCGGCGGCGGGGAGCGGGTTCATACCGGCGGCGAGCCTGGAGTCGCAGGTGCTCCCGGCGCTGAAGGGGTCCAGCAAGTACGGCGGGGTGATGCTGTGGTCCAAGTTCTACGACGACCAGGACGGCTACAGCTCCGCCATCAAGAACTCCGTCTGA
- the LOC127342978 gene encoding basic blue protein-like: MAAAMKTTLLVMAAMAILGTASAATYNVGEPAGEWGFGINYGSWASSKQFIPGDSIVFKYSPQAHDVLEVSKADYDSCSAASPMTTLKTGNDIVALPATGTRYFICGIAGHCSAGMKVTIDVVSASSPSTPSSPAPASGPSASNSPPPLSPSAATSVRVTASLGLVVLLAGLMA, from the coding sequence ATGGCAGCTGCTATGAAGACCACCCTCCTTGTCATGGCGGCGATGGCCATCTTGGGCACCGCCTCAGCGGCCACATACAACGTCGGCGAGCCGGCCGGCGAGTGGGGCTTCGGCATCAACTACGGCAGCTGGGCGTCCTCCAAGCAGTTCATCCCCGGTGACAGTATCGTCTTCAAGTACTCCCCGCAGGCGCATGACGTGCTTGAAGTCAGCAAGGCCGACTACGACTCCTGCAGCGCCGCAAGCCCAATGACCACCCTTAAAACCGGCAACGACATCGTCGCACTCCCTGCCACGGGCACCCGCTACTTCATCTGCGGTATCGCTGGCCACTGCTCAGCCGGCATGAAGGTCACGATCGACGTCGTGTCAGCCTCATCCCCgtcgacaccatcgtcgcccgcaCCAGCCAGCGGTCCCAGCGCCAGCAACTCTCCCCCGCCGCTGTCACCCTCCGCCGCTACCTCCGTCAGGGTCACAGCAAGCCTTGGCCTTGTCGTTCTGCTTGCCGGTCTCATGGCTTGA
- the LOC127342980 gene encoding polypyrimidine tract-binding protein homolog 1, with the protein MASGGNPQFRYTQPPSKVIHVRNLPWECTDEELAELGSPFGKVVNTKCNVGANRNQAFIEFADQNQAIAMVSYYASSAEPAQVRGKNVYLQYSNRQEIVNSKNTGDAAGNVLLVTMEGVLPDAVSIDVLHLVFSAFGYVHKIATFEKASGYQALIQFSDAETASSAKDALDGRCIPSYLLPELDGACTLRINYSAHSVLNVKFQSHRSRDYTNPYLPLAPSAIDGSGVAQDGKNQEAESNVLLATVENMQYIVTIDALHEVFSAYGFVQKVAIFEKNAGFHALIQYPDIQTAVKAKEALEGHSIYEGGFCKLHLAFSRHTDLNVRINNERGRDYTGGNSAPANHGPSILGPQPAGTTAPPAATGTVVPPGPASILATPGAPSPQSFHPSSEPHPQTASGGSQQYANQGILQGPPGAPPQIPGFGVPGFPQGSNQAQMSQHSGQGNQQMPNHQLPQAMLFPGHGRQQLPPGPQMMQGPGFGGLQIPQGPMQPMPQFHLYGNQQFPPGAGPQMMGFPGQGGQYPPFGRRLHPYNR; encoded by the exons ATGGCTTCCGGCGGGAACCCGCAGTTCCGGTACACGCAGCCGCCGTCGAAGGTGATACACGTGAGGAACCTGCCGTGGGAGTGCACCGACGAGGAGCTGGCCGAGCTGGGCAGCCCCTTCGGCAAGGTCGTCAACACCAAGTGCAACGTCGGCGCCAACCGCAACCAGGCCTTCATCGAATTC GCTGACCAAAATCAGGCAATTGCTATGGTATCTTATTACGCATCGTCTGCGGAGCCAGCACAGGTAAGAGGCAAAAATGTGTACCTCCAGTACTCCAATAGACAGGAGATTGTCAACAGCAAGAATACAGGGGACGCCGCAGGAAATGTTTTGCTGGTGACCATGGAGGGTGTTCTGCCAGATGCTGTGAGCATCGATGTTCTGCACTTG GTATTTTCTGCTTTTGGATATGTTCACAAGATTGCTACCTTTGAGAAGGCATCTGGTTATCAG GCATTGATACAGTTCTCTGATGCTGAGACAGCATCGTCTGCAAAAGATGCTCTTGATGGCAGATGCATTCCTAG CTACTTGCTTCCAGAACTTGATGGGGCCTGCACTTTGAGAATAAATTATTCAGCACATTCTGTTCTAAATGTCAAGTTTCAGAGCCACAGGAGTAG ggaCTATACAAACCCATACCTTCCTCTTGCTCCTTCTGCTATTGATGGATCTGGAGTG GCCCAGGATGGGAAGAATCAGGAGGCAGAGAGCAATGTTCTTCTTGCAACAGTTGAGAATATGCAGTATATTGTTACAATAGATGCTCTTCACGAG GTCTTTTCTGCTTATGGGTTTGTGCAAAAGGTTGCTATTTTTGAGAAAAACGCAGGCTTCCATGCATTAATCCAATATCCAG ATATTCAAACTGCAGTTAAAGCAAAAGAGGCATTAGAAGGACACAGCATCTATGAAGGCGGATTTTGCAAGCTTCACCTCGCGTTTTCACGCCATACTGATCTTAATGTTAGG ATCAACAATGAGCGAGGTCGCGATTACACTGGAGGGAACAGTGCTCCAGCTAACCACGGACCTTCCATTCTTGGTCCTCAGCCTGCTGGCACTACAGCTCCTCCTGCAGCCACTGGTACAGTAGTGCCACCAGGGCCTGCTTCTATTCTGGCAACACCTGGAGCACCATCCCCACAATCGTTTCATCCTTCCAGTGAGCCACACCCACAAACTGCTTCAGGTGGATCTCAACAGTACGCCAACCAGGGAATCCTACAAGGCCCCCCTGGTGCTCCTCCACAGATCCCCGGCTTTGGAGTCCCAGGTTTTCCCCAAGGCTCAAATCAAGCTCAAATGTCACAGCATTCAGGTCAAGGAAATCAACAGATGCCCAACCACCAGCTACCTCAAGCAATGTTGTTCCCTGGCCATGGAAGGCAGCAGCTACCTCCAGGTCCTCAAATGATGCAGGGTCCAGGTTTCGGAGGCCTGCAGATTCCACAAGGTCCTATGCAACCAATGCCGCAGTTTCATCTATACGGCAACCAGCAGTTTCCTCCTGGTGCAGGGCCGCAGATGATGGGCTTTCCTGGGCAGGGAGGCCAGTATCCTCCATTTGGTAGGCGGCTTCATCCCTATAACCGTTAG